GTAGAGGTAGCGCCCGAGCGAGACCAGGTCGCTGGGCTCCTGCCCGCGCGGGGGCTTCTCGACCATCCGGCGGACGAAGGTCAGCGGACCGCGGGGCTCGGGGTCCACGATGCCGTAACGCGAGATGTCCTCGCCGGGGAAACGCTTCACGCTGAGGACCGAACAGCCGGCCGGCGCGGACGGGGAAACCGACGCCCGCCAGGTCCGGATCAGTTCGGCGCTGCAGCGGGGCGTGTCGGGGAGGATGTCGTCGGGGTAAGCCACCACGAAGGGGGAGTTGCCGACGAAAGGCTCGCAGAGCGCCAGGGCGTGGGCCGTGCCCCGCATCTCGGCCTGGCGCACGAAAAAGACCTCGAGGCCGGGCGGGGCCACCGCCGCGAGCTTCCGGGCGTCGCCTTCCTCCCGGAAGACGCCCTCCAGCTCCACTTCCCGGTCGAAATAGTCCTCCAGGCTCTTTTTCCGCCGGCTGGTGATGACCAGGATCTGGCGGATCCCGGACGCCACGAATTCGTCCACGATGAACTGGATGGTGGGGACGTCCACCAGCGGCAGCATCTCCTTCGGGATGGTCTTGGTGACGGGGAGGAACCGCGTCCCGTAGCCGGCGGCCAGGATGACGCCCTTGATGGTCGGCTGGTTCATGTCGCTTCTCCGGTTCATTCGACGGTGACGCTCTTGGCGAGGTTCCGGGGCTTGTCGATCTCGCAGCCCCGGTAGAGCGCGCAGTAGTAGGCCAGCAGCTGGAGCGGGACCGAGCACAGGACCGGGTTGAAGATCTCCAGCGTCTCCGGGACCGTCATCACGTGGTCGGCGATGGCGGGCACGCGGTCGTCCCCTTTCGTGCAGACGGCGATGATGCACCCCTTC
This genomic window from Acidobacteriota bacterium contains:
- a CDS encoding UTP--glucose-1-phosphate uridylyltransferase, with translation MKGVILAAGYGTRFLPVTKTIPKEMLPLVDVPTIQFIVDEFVASGIRQILVITSRRKKSLEDYFDREVELEGVFREEGDARKLAAVAPPGLEVFFVRQAEMRGTAHALALCEPFVGNSPFVVAYPDDILPDTPRCSAELIRTWRASVSPSAPAGCSVLSVKRFPGEDISRYGIVDPEPRGPLTFVRRMVEKPPRGQEPSDLVSLGRYLYTPDLFPVIRELADRPRPGEFYQTEPINHLAERGLVACCEYRGRYLDVGKPSGYLRALLDYALTRDDLRGDLSECILSLAARINNAN